A stretch of the Archangium violaceum genome encodes the following:
- a CDS encoding Uma2 family endonuclease, protein MSDKPSRREATYEDLERVPPHFVGELVGGELYVSPRPRTVHARAAFRLGRALGPFDRNPVGEGPGGWVLLFEPELHLGGEALVPDLAGWRRERMPELPDVTALTLAPDWVCEVLSPSTEALDRVG, encoded by the coding sequence ATGAGCGACAAGCCGTCACGGCGCGAAGCCACGTACGAAGACCTGGAGCGCGTCCCGCCCCACTTCGTCGGGGAGCTCGTCGGAGGCGAGCTGTACGTGAGCCCGCGTCCCAGGACGGTGCACGCCCGGGCCGCCTTCCGGTTGGGCAGGGCACTGGGTCCGTTCGATCGGAACCCGGTAGGGGAGGGCCCTGGAGGTTGGGTGCTCCTCTTCGAGCCCGAGCTACACCTGGGCGGCGAAGCGCTGGTTCCAGACCTCGCCGGGTGGCGGCGTGAGCGCATGCCCGAGCTGCCCGATGTCACCGCACTGACGCTCGCCCCTGACTGGGTCTGCGAGGTGTTGTCGCCCTCCACGGAGGCGCTGGATCGCGTGGGGTGA